The nucleotide sequence ATTTAGGTGGCCGCGATGGCAAATGTAACTTATGAACAAGTGAAGCAGGTGTTGGCCGAGTACCAAGACCCTTATTTGGGTACCGATTTGGTTAGCGCGCATGCGCTCAAAAATATCGAGTTGGCTGACGGCAACATTAAGGTGCAAATTCAATTAGGCTTTCCGGCTAAAACCTACGCCGATGAATTGGCAAGCAATCTGCGCGACGTCATTTCTGCGTTGGCCGGTGTTGCCTCGGTGGTGGTCGACGTGAGTTGGCAAACCAGCGCGCATGCGGTACAAAAAACCTTAAAACATTTCGATAATATTAAAAATATTATTGCGATTGCATCCGGTAAAGGCGGCGTAGGTAAATCCACTACCGCTGTTAATTTAGCATTGGCGTTGGCCGCCGAAGGCGCGCGCGTAGGTATTTTAGACGCTGATATTTACGGGCCCTCAATGCCGCAAATGTTGGGCATTACCGGCAAACCAGATACTGATGGTAAAGGCATGTCGCCGAAAAATGCACATGGCATTCAAGCGATGTCGATTGGTTTTTTGGTGGATGAAGACACGCCGATGATTTGGCGCGGACCCATGGTCAGTCAAGCCTTAGAACAATTATTACGAGATACTCGTTGGGATGATTTAGATTATTTAATTATCGATTTACCACCCGGCACCGGCGATACACAGCTCACGTTATCACAAAAAATTCCCGTGTCAGGCGCGGTGATTGTTACTACGCCGCAAGATATTGCGTTACTGGATGCGCGTAAAGCACTCAAGATGTTTCAAAAAGTAGAAGTGCCCGTGTTAGGCATCGTCGAAAATATGAGTTTGCATATTTGCACGCAGTGCGGACATGAAGAAGCTATTTTTGGTAGCGGCGGCGGTGACAAAATGGCGCACGATTATGGCATCACTTTGTTGGGGCAATTACCTTTAGCGATGCAGATTCGTGAACAGGCTGATAATGGTAATCCCACCGTCGTTGCAGATCCGAATGGTCGCATTGCGCATATTTATCGAGACATCGCGCGCAAAGTATCGGCACGCTTATCGCGTCGCGGTCGTGACTACGCAGCGAAATTTCCAAAAATTGTCATTCAAAACGATTAATTTTTTATTTACCCATAAAACAACAGAAGGTTGTTATGAGCATAAAGTCAGATCATTGGATTCGCCGCATGGCGCAAACCCACAATATGATTAGTCCTTTTGAAGCAGGTCAAGTGCGGCATCGTGACGAACAACGAATTATTTCTTACGGCACATCGAGTTACGGTTACGACGTGCGTTGCGCCGATGAATTTAAAGTA is from Gammaproteobacteria bacterium and encodes:
- the apbC gene encoding iron-sulfur cluster carrier protein ApbC; the protein is MANVTYEQVKQVLAEYQDPYLGTDLVSAHALKNIELADGNIKVQIQLGFPAKTYADELASNLRDVISALAGVASVVVDVSWQTSAHAVQKTLKHFDNIKNIIAIASGKGGVGKSTTAVNLALALAAEGARVGILDADIYGPSMPQMLGITGKPDTDGKGMSPKNAHGIQAMSIGFLVDEDTPMIWRGPMVSQALEQLLRDTRWDDLDYLIIDLPPGTGDTQLTLSQKIPVSGAVIVTTPQDIALLDARKALKMFQKVEVPVLGIVENMSLHICTQCGHEEAIFGSGGGDKMAHDYGITLLGQLPLAMQIREQADNGNPTVVADPNGRIAHIYRDIARKVSARLSRRGRDYAAKFPKIVIQND